The proteins below are encoded in one region of Polypterus senegalus isolate Bchr_013 chromosome 2, ASM1683550v1, whole genome shotgun sequence:
- the lrrc32 gene encoding transforming growth factor beta activator LRRC32 produces the protein MGPRLMLLLAVVNEVVATFRPRHLSPCRVEKTYVYCNSLNLKHIPSDLPPDIQVLDMSYNFLQNLTDEFLSYYTSIHELNLYNNEVSFVQPGLFKDFANLENLDLSKNHLDQFAQLTYGIGPLPKVKTLDLSSNGLYSSMPPVFLHNASALLNVSLSRNSITKIDKDTFSGASALKSIDLSNNVILEIEDGAFDSLPDLTELNLSTNSITCIVDFNLIQLKLLNLSKNSIESFHTTDSENEHNLLYLDLSENKILYFPVLPKRNKLIYLDLSRNLLQTVSAGPLTDDPSYISYSWFAETTSSWNKTISGSGTETNLTKLLYLDLSYNEIKSISDKFFSTMRSLELLNLSNNCLVSFTVGSDTLNSLDTLDLNFNALQNLSFASSALRFLKKLYLKSNNLQTLEAQVFIHLPQIQLIDLQENHVSICEYNPTSPGLSCSSNKTDCIFLAGIPSLLYLYLSSNTIKYIPQYAFYGTPLLVLDVSNNKDLQLHEKSFFGLDSSLKYLYLHKNSLQSLTVDISLLTGIKHVILSDNQLTELSPWNKESSIEVLDLRNNKLPFIQHHTVTILKKSLKRLYISGNPLDCCSNSQFIHMVLKSTVEIPEINVLKCHFSNNPELNELPFLNVSQEDCDKQDAKIITIVIIIIMALFVSVFIGLISRCYRERRLKSRGSYKARPEGI, from the coding sequence gAAAAAACTTACGTGTATTGCAACAGTTTGAACTTAAAACACATTCCATCTGACCTGCCACCTGATATTCAAGTACTGGACATGTCATACAACTTCCTTCAGAACTTGACTGACGAGTTCTTAAGCTATTATACCTCCATTCATGAACTGAATCTATACAACAACGAAGTAAGTTTTGTACAGCCTGGTCTTTTCAAAGATTTTGCCAATCTTGAAAATCTGGATTTGTCCAAGAATCATTTAGATCAGTTTGCTCAGCTGACATATGGAATTGGACCACTGCCAAAGGTTAAAACATTAGACCTCTCCAGCAATGGACTCTATTCTAGCATGCCACCTGTTTTTTTGCACAATGCATCTGCACTTTTGAATGTTTCCCTCAGCAGAAACAGTATCACCAaaatagacaaagacacctttagTGGGGCATCTGCTCTGAAGAGCATTGATCTTAGcaataatgttattttggaaattgAAGATGGAGCCTTTGACTCTCTACCTGATCTCACTGAACTGAACCTTTCAACAAATTCTATCACCTGCATTGTTGATTTTAACCTTATTCAGCTCAAGCTACTAAACCTCAGTAAAAACAGCATTGAATCCTTTCACACAACTGATTCTGAAAATGAACACAATTTACTTTACCTTGACttaagtgaaaacaaaatattatacttccCTGTGTTGCCGAAACGTAACAAGCTGATCTATCTGGATTTGTCACGGAATCTGCTACAGACTGTTTCTGCTGGGCCACTCACTGATGATCCTAGCTATATTAGCTACTCTTGGTTTGCAGAAACCACCAGTTCTTGGAATAAGACTATTTCAGGTTCTGGAACAGAAACCAACCTCACAAAACTCCTTTATTTAGATCTGAGTTATAACGAGATTAAATCAATCTCAGACAAATTCTTTAGCACAATGAGATCCCTTGAGCTGCTAAATCTTAGCAATAACTGCCTGGTATCATTTACTGTTGGCAGTGACACACTCAATTCACTGGACACCCTTGATTTGAACTTCAATGCCCTACAGAATCTTTCATTTGCATCAAGTGCTCTTAGATTCCTGAAGAAACTGTACTTAAAGAGCAACAATTTGCAGACTTTAGAAGCCCAAGTGTTCATCCATTTGCCTCAGATTCAATTGATTGATCTTCAGGAAAATCATGTCAGTATCTGCGAGTACAACCCTACATCTCCAGGTTTATCTTGCTCTAGTAATAAAACTGACTGCATTTTCTTAGCTGGGATTCCATCACTGCTTTACTTGTACTTATCAAGTAACACCATAAAGTATATACCACAATATGCTTTTTATGGGACCCCTCTACTGGTCTTGGATGTATCTAACAACAAAGATTTACAGTTACATGAGAAATCATTTTTTGGACTGGATTCatctttgaaatatttatatCTTCATAAGAACTCTCTTCAAAGTTTGACTGTCGATATCTCTCTTCTTACTGGCATTAAGcatgtcattttatcagacaATCAGCTGACAGAGCTGTCTCCTTGGAATAAGGAATCCTCCATTGAAGTTCTAGACTTGAGGAATAATAAACTCCCGTTTATTCAACACCATACAgtaacaattttgaaaaaaagccTAAAAAGGCTGTATATTAGTGGTAACCCACTTGACTGCTGTAGTAATTCCCAATTTATACATATGGTTCTGAAGTCCACAGTTGAAATTCCTGAAATAAATGTGctcaaatgtcatttttcaaataaCCCTGAACTTAACGAATTACCTTTCCTGAATGTTTCCCAGGAGGACTGCGATAAGCAAGATGCCAAGATTATTACGATTGTAATTATAATCATAATGGCATTATTTGTGTCTGTGTTTATTGGCTTAATTTCCAGATGCTACCGAGAGCGTAGGCTGAAGTCACGAGGCAGCTACAAGGCACGACCAGAGGGCATTTAA